One stretch of Zingiber officinale cultivar Zhangliang chromosome 6B, Zo_v1.1, whole genome shotgun sequence DNA includes these proteins:
- the LOC121990622 gene encoding pectinesterase inhibitor 9-like produces the protein MVRSSDLSSVLVIVLLCLFAGSFATAGKKSSAEFVRVSCKVTSYVEVCEQSLSSYAPVAHRSKRQLARLALTLTADSASSASAYVSQVAAATGGKKSLRSSTQEAGAIRDCIQIMRDGVNRLRRSIREMNRMGRLGSSRFEQHLCNVKAWVSAALTDENMCLDELSQFAGAAVRESIRKKVVELAQLTSNALALVDQLDP, from the coding sequence ATGGTCCGCAGTTCTGATCTTTCTTCTGTTCTAGTCATCGTCCTGCTCTGCCTCTTTGCAGGTAGCTTCGCCACAGCCGGAAAAAAATCCTCCGCCGAATTCGTGCGCGTCTCCTGCAAGGTCACGTCGTACGTGGAGGTGTGCGAACAGAGTCTCTCGTCCTACGCGCCTGTGGCCCACCGGAGCAAACGCCAGCTGGCCCGGCTCGCACTCACCCTCACAGCTGACAGCGCCAGCTCCGCCTCCGCCTACGTCAGCCAGGTTGCAGCGGCCACGGGAGGCAAGAAGAGCCTCCGGTCGTCGACGCAGGAGGCAGGCGCGATTCGGGACTGCATCCAGATCATGCGCGACGGAGTGAACCGACTGCGGCGGTCGATCCGCGAGATGAACCGGATGGGTCGACTGGGTAGTAGCCGGTTCGAGCAGCACCTGTGCAACGTGAAGGCCTGGGTCAGCGCCGCGCTCACTGACGAGAACATGTGTCTCGACGAGCTATCTCAGTTCGCCGGAGCGGCGGTAAGGGAGTCAATCAGGAAGAAGGTGGTGGAGTTAGCCCAACTCACAAGCAATGCCCTGGCCCTCGTCGACCAACTCGACCCGTAG